A stretch of Zymoseptoria tritici IPO323 chromosome 1, whole genome shotgun sequence DNA encodes these proteins:
- the CIT3 gene encoding citrate synthase (citrate (Si)-synthase; (R)-citric synthase; citrate condensing enzyme; citrate oxaloacetate-lyase [(pro-3S)-CH2COO-->acetyl-CoA]; citrate oxaloacetate-lyase, CoA-acetylating; citrate synthetase; citric synthase; citric-condensing enzyme; citrogenase; condensing enzyme; oxaloacetate transacetase; oxalacetic transacetase) has protein sequence MALSARSATRALRASKLNAPVVLNASRSYATAEPDLKETLKSVIPEKRELLKKVKAHSSKTIGEVKIENTLGGMRGLKAMVWEGSVLDANEGIRFHGKTIKDCQKELPKGTSGTEMLPEAMFWLLLTGQVPSTNQVRVFSKELAEKAQLPQFVNKMLDDFPKDLHPMTQFACAVSALNYESAFAKAYERGINKADYWEPTFDDSISLLAKLPTIAAKIHQNAYCGGGALPAEVDVNQDWSYNFAAMLGKAGKENENFQDLLRLYLALHGDHEGGNVSAHATHLVGSALSDPFLSYSAGLQGLAGPLHGLAAQEVLRWILQMQEHVGKNFSDQDVKDYLWTTLKSGRVVPGYGHAVLRKPDPRFEALMDFASSRKEIAADPVFQLVKKNSEIAPGVLTEHGKTKNPFPNVDSSSGVLFHHYGFHNTLYYTATFGVSRGLGPLAQLIWDRALGLPIERPKSIDLKGLLKLAEA, from the exons ATGGCTTTGTCTGCACGGTCAGCCACTCGGGCGCTGCGAGCTTCCAAG CTCAATGCTCCCGTCGTCCTCAATGCCTCCCGCAGCTATGCTACCGCCGAGCCCGACCTCAAGGAAACCCTCAAGTCCGTCATCCCGGAGAAGCGTGAATTGCTCAAGAAGGTCAAGGCACACTCCTCCAAGACTATTGGCGAAGTCAAGATCGAGAACACTCTGGGTGGAATGCGTGGCTTGAAGGCTATGGTCTGGGAAGGCTCCGTATTGGACGCCAACGAGGGCATTCGATTCCACGGCAAGACCATCAAGGATTGCCAAAAGGAGCTGCCAAAGGGCACTAGCGGAACTGAGATGTTGCCAGAGGCCATGTTCTGGCTGCTGCTCACTGGCCAGGTTCCCAGCACCAACCAGGTCCGTGTCTTCAGCAAGGAGCTCGCCGAGAAGGCTCAGCTGCCACAATTCGTCAACAAGATGCTCGACGACTTCCCTAAGGACCTCCACCCAATGACCCAGTTCGCATGTGCAGTCTCAGCGCTCAACTACGAGTCCGCCTTTGCCAAGGCATACGAGCGCGGTATCAACAAGGCCGACTACTGGGAGCCAACTTTCGACGACTCCATCAGCCTCCTGGCCAAGCTCCCAACCATTGCCGCCAAGATCCACCAGAACGCCtactgcggcggcggcgctcTTCCAGCGGAGGTTGATGTCAACCAGGATTGGTCCTACAATTTCGCCGCCATGCTCGGCAAGGCCGGCAAGGAGAACGAGAACTTTCAGGATCTCCTCCGTCTCTACCTCGCCCTTCACGGTGACCACGAAGGCGGTAACGTCTCCGCCCACGCCACCCACTTGGTTGGATCCGCGCTCAGCgatcctttcctttcctacTCCGCTGGTCTTCAAGGTCTGGCCGGCCCACTCCACGGCCTCGCTGCGCAGGAGGTGCTCCGCTGGATCCTTCAGATGCAGGAGCACGTCGGCAAGAACTTCAGCGACCAGGATGTCAAGGACTACTTGTGGACGACTCTCAAGTCAGGCCGCGTCGTGCCCGGCTACGGCCACGCTGTGCTCCGCAAGCCCGATCCCCGATTCGAGGCGCTCATGGACTTTGCCTCCAGCCGCAAGGAGATCGCCGCTGACCCAGTCTTCCAGCTCGTGAAGAAGAACAGCGAAATCGCTCCAGGAGTCTTGACCGAGCACGGCAAGACCAAGAACCCCTTCCCCAACGTTGACTCCAGCTCCGGTGTCTTGTTCCACCACTACGGTTTCCACAACACCCTTTACTACACTGCCACTTTCGGTGTCAGCAGAGGTCTTGGACCGCTCGCTCAGCTCATCTGGGACCGCGCACTTGGTCTGCCGATTGAGCGTCCC